In one Salipiger abyssi genomic region, the following are encoded:
- the hemC gene encoding hydroxymethylbilane synthase: MTMTLPTPAQPLKIGTRGSPLALAQAHETRDRLAAAFGLAAEAFEIVVIKTTGDDRSMIAADRPLKEIGNKGLFTKEIEEQLLAGGIDIAVHSMKDMPVEQPAGLVLDCYLPREDVRDAFISPGHAGLAALPAGTVVGTSSLRRRAQLLSRRPDLTVVEFRGNLQTRLKKLENGTAAATFLAMAGLNRMGMAGKVPMTAMSPDEMLPAVAQGAIGIERRENDPRARDMLARIHDSETATRLAAERAFLAELDGSCETPIAGLAELDGTSLRLRGEILSPDGSAAYSGELTGPATDGADLGRQLARDLLTQAGPGFFAWRD; encoded by the coding sequence ATGACGATGACCCTGCCCACCCCCGCCCAGCCGCTGAAGATCGGCACCCGCGGTTCGCCGCTGGCGCTGGCCCAGGCCCACGAGACCCGCGACCGCCTCGCCGCCGCCTTCGGGCTGGCAGCGGAGGCCTTCGAGATCGTGGTGATCAAGACCACCGGCGACGACCGCAGCATGATCGCCGCCGACCGTCCGCTGAAGGAGATCGGCAACAAGGGCCTCTTCACCAAGGAGATCGAAGAGCAGCTTCTGGCCGGCGGCATCGACATCGCGGTGCATTCGATGAAGGACATGCCGGTGGAACAGCCCGCCGGTCTGGTGCTCGATTGCTACCTGCCGCGCGAGGATGTGCGCGACGCCTTCATCTCTCCCGGCCATGCCGGGCTCGCCGCGCTGCCCGCGGGCACCGTGGTCGGCACCTCCTCGCTGCGCCGCCGCGCCCAGCTGCTGAGCCGCCGCCCCGATCTCACGGTGGTGGAATTCCGCGGCAACCTGCAAACCCGGCTGAAAAAGCTCGAAAACGGCACCGCCGCCGCCACATTCCTCGCCATGGCCGGGCTGAACCGCATGGGCATGGCGGGCAAGGTGCCGATGACCGCGATGTCTCCCGACGAGATGCTGCCGGCGGTGGCGCAGGGCGCCATCGGCATCGAGCGCCGCGAAAACGATCCCCGCGCCCGCGACATGCTGGCGCGGATCCATGACAGCGAGACCGCCACCCGCCTCGCCGCCGAACGCGCCTTCCTGGCCGAGCTCGACGGCTCCTGCGAAACCCCGATCGCCGGGCTCGCCGAGCTCGACGGCACCAGCCTGCGGCTGCGCGGCGAGATCCTCTCACCCGACGGCAGCGCCGCCTATTCGGGCGAGCTCACAGGCCCCGCGACCGACGGCGCCGATCTCGGCCGCCAGCTCGCCCGCGATCTGCTGACCCAAGCCGGCCCCGGCTTCTTCGCCTGGCGCGACTGA
- a CDS encoding quinone oxidoreductase family protein: MAATARTVIIEEHGGPEKLKLADLPVGEPGPGEIRIRHAACGLNFIDCYQRSGLYPMTLPHALGMEAAGIVEAVGEGVSHLAAGDRAAYAAMPPGAYTEARVMPAAQVCKLPEGIPFEEGAAMMLKGMTVQYLFHRTTPLKAGDTVLFHAAAGGVGLIACQWAKSEGIRLIGTAGSDEKCALALEHGADACINYATEDWVAQVRDLTGGKGVDAVMDSVGKATFEGSLDCLKPLGMMMSFGNASGAVEAFNLGLLAQKGSLKVTRPTLFTHIADHDACQEMAATLFSKVLAGEVKIRIDQRFPLEDVAEAHRVLEARRTTGQTILTLS; the protein is encoded by the coding sequence ATGGCCGCAACGGCGAGAACGGTGATCATCGAGGAACATGGCGGGCCGGAAAAGCTCAAGCTCGCCGATCTGCCGGTGGGCGAGCCGGGGCCGGGCGAGATCCGCATCCGCCACGCCGCCTGCGGGCTGAACTTCATCGACTGCTACCAGCGCTCGGGGCTCTATCCGATGACGCTGCCGCATGCGCTGGGCATGGAGGCGGCGGGCATTGTCGAGGCGGTGGGCGAGGGGGTGAGCCATCTCGCGGCGGGTGATCGCGCCGCCTATGCTGCGATGCCGCCCGGCGCCTATACCGAGGCGCGGGTGATGCCGGCGGCGCAGGTCTGCAAGCTGCCGGAGGGGATCCCCTTCGAGGAGGGCGCGGCGATGATGCTGAAGGGCATGACCGTGCAGTATCTCTTTCACCGCACCACGCCGCTGAAGGCCGGGGATACGGTGCTGTTTCACGCCGCCGCCGGGGGGGTGGGGCTGATCGCCTGCCAATGGGCGAAATCCGAGGGCATCCGGCTGATCGGCACCGCCGGCTCGGACGAGAAATGCGCGCTGGCGCTGGAGCATGGCGCGGATGCCTGTATCAACTATGCCACCGAGGACTGGGTGGCGCAGGTGCGCGATCTGACCGGCGGCAAGGGCGTGGACGCGGTGATGGATTCGGTGGGCAAGGCGACCTTCGAGGGCTCGCTCGACTGCCTGAAGCCGCTGGGGATGATGATGTCCTTCGGCAACGCCTCGGGTGCTGTGGAGGCGTTCAATCTGGGGCTGCTGGCGCAGAAGGGCTCGCTCAAGGTGACCCGGCCGACGCTCTTTACCCATATCGCCGATCACGACGCCTGCCAGGAGATGGCGGCGACGCTGTTTTCCAAGGTGCTGGCGGGGGAGGTGAAGATCCGCATCGACCAGCGTTTCCCCTTGGAGGATGTGGCGGAGGCGCATCGGGTGCTGGAGGCGCGGCGCACCACCGGCCAGACGATCCTGACGCTGAGCTGA
- a CDS encoding metallophosphoesterase, with protein MHPIFAVGDIHGQLAQFHHALDRIAGDPEAGAPVVFLGDFVDRGPDSRAVIEALMQGQAEGRNWICLMGNHDRFFLRYLDDPFYEDPQTRNPHFYTDRPIGGDKTLESYGVDADPRRDPREIHAEAVAAVPQAHRDWLAALPRFHETEQQIFVHAGIRPGIPLHQQSEDDLIWIRGAFLNDTRDHGRLVVHGHTAIDVPQLYPNRLNMDGGAGYGRPLYPALLLGRDVFLLGSHGRVRL; from the coding sequence ATGCACCCGATTTTTGCCGTAGGCGATATTCACGGCCAGCTCGCCCAGTTCCATCATGCGCTCGATCGTATCGCGGGCGACCCGGAGGCGGGCGCACCCGTCGTGTTCCTCGGCGATTTCGTCGACCGGGGGCCAGACAGCCGCGCGGTGATCGAGGCGCTGATGCAGGGGCAGGCGGAGGGGCGGAACTGGATCTGCCTGATGGGCAATCACGACCGGTTTTTCCTGCGCTATCTCGACGATCCGTTCTATGAGGATCCGCAGACGCGCAATCCGCATTTCTATACCGACCGGCCCATCGGTGGCGACAAGACGCTCGAATCCTACGGGGTGGATGCCGATCCGCGCCGCGACCCGCGCGAGATCCATGCCGAGGCGGTGGCCGCCGTTCCGCAGGCGCATCGCGACTGGCTGGCGGCGCTGCCGCGGTTCCACGAGACCGAGCAGCAGATCTTTGTGCATGCCGGCATCCGGCCCGGCATTCCGCTGCACCAGCAGAGCGAGGACGATCTGATCTGGATTCGCGGTGCCTTTCTGAACGACACCCGCGACCATGGCAGGCTGGTGGTGCACGGGCACACCGCCATCGACGTGCCGCAGCTTTATCCCAACCGGCTCAACATGGACGGGGGCGCGGGCTATGGCCGTCCGCTCTACCCGGCGCTGCTACTGGGCCGCGACGTCTTTCTGCTGGGATCCCACGGGCGCGTCCGGCTTTAG
- a CDS encoding SulP family inorganic anion transporter, whose product MNVPRPSRDLLTRYLPILTWAKTYNRDTATSDLVAAVIVTIMLIPQSLAYALLAGLPAEMGLYASILPLVAYAIFGTSRALAVGPVAVVSLMTAAAIGQLGLTSPAEIALAAITLAFISGVFLTLLGVLKLGFLANFLSHPVIAGFITASGILIAASQLKHIFGIDAGGHTLVELVRSIFEHLGETNLITLVIGVAATAFLFWVRKGLKPLLIKAGLSKRMADIFAKAGPVAAVVVTTLVAWIFALGDKGVRLVGEVPMGLPPLSAPSFDPGMWQTLLLPAVLISIIGFVESVSVAQTLAAKRRQRIDPDQELIGLGTSNIASAVTGGFPVTGGFSRSVVNFDAGAETPAAGAYTAVGIGIATLVLTPLLYFLPKATLAATIIVAVLSLVDFSILKKTWRYSKVDFTAVSATIVLTLLVGVEMGVSAGVLLSIFLHLYKTSKPHVAEVGLVPGTHHFRNVKRHTVDTLPGVLTLRVDESLYFVNARFLEDYVLERVAECENLNHVVLMFPAVNEVDMSALETLEELNRRLSEQGIRMHLTEIKGPVMDRLQRSHFLQDLSGEVFLSQYDAWCALKPDAPVGSQQKDVAAQ is encoded by the coding sequence ATGAATGTGCCCCGCCCCTCCCGCGATCTGCTCACCCGCTACCTGCCGATCCTGACCTGGGCCAAAACCTACAACCGCGACACCGCGACCTCGGACCTCGTCGCGGCGGTGATCGTGACGATCATGCTGATCCCGCAATCGCTGGCCTACGCCCTGCTCGCCGGCCTGCCCGCCGAGATGGGGCTCTACGCCTCGATCCTGCCGCTGGTGGCCTATGCGATCTTCGGCACTTCGCGGGCGCTGGCCGTCGGGCCGGTGGCGGTGGTGTCGCTGATGACGGCGGCGGCGATCGGCCAGCTCGGGCTGACCTCACCGGCGGAGATCGCGCTGGCCGCGATCACGCTGGCCTTCATCTCCGGCGTGTTCCTGACGCTGCTCGGGGTGCTGAAACTGGGCTTTCTGGCGAATTTCCTCTCCCACCCGGTCATCGCCGGCTTCATCACCGCCTCGGGCATCCTGATCGCCGCCTCCCAGCTCAAGCATATCTTCGGCATCGACGCGGGCGGCCACACGCTGGTGGAACTGGTCCGCTCGATCTTCGAACATCTGGGCGAGACCAATCTCATTACGCTGGTCATCGGCGTGGCGGCCACCGCCTTCCTGTTCTGGGTCCGCAAGGGGCTCAAGCCGCTGCTGATCAAGGCCGGCCTGTCGAAGCGCATGGCCGATATCTTTGCCAAGGCCGGACCGGTCGCCGCCGTCGTCGTGACGACGCTCGTCGCGTGGATCTTTGCCCTGGGCGACAAGGGCGTCCGGCTGGTGGGCGAGGTGCCCATGGGGCTGCCGCCGCTCTCCGCCCCCTCCTTCGATCCGGGCATGTGGCAGACGCTGCTGCTGCCCGCCGTGCTGATCTCGATCATCGGCTTTGTCGAGTCGGTCTCGGTGGCGCAGACCCTCGCCGCCAAGCGCCGCCAGCGCATCGACCCCGACCAGGAGCTGATCGGCCTCGGCACCTCCAATATCGCCTCGGCGGTCACCGGCGGCTTTCCGGTGACCGGGGGCTTTTCCCGCTCGGTGGTGAATTTCGACGCCGGCGCCGAGACCCCTGCGGCGGGCGCCTATACCGCCGTGGGCATCGGCATCGCCACGCTGGTGCTGACGCCCCTGCTCTATTTCCTGCCCAAGGCGACGCTGGCCGCAACGATCATCGTGGCGGTGCTGAGCCTGGTGGATTTCTCGATCCTGAAAAAGACCTGGCGCTACTCCAAGGTGGATTTCACCGCCGTCTCCGCCACCATCGTGCTGACCCTGCTGGTCGGCGTCGAGATGGGCGTCTCGGCGGGCGTGCTGCTGTCGATCTTCCTGCATCTCTACAAGACCTCGAAGCCGCATGTGGCCGAGGTCGGGCTGGTGCCCGGCACCCATCACTTCCGCAATGTAAAGCGCCACACGGTCGATACCCTGCCCGGCGTGCTGACCCTGCGGGTGGACGAGAGCCTCTATTTCGTCAACGCGCGCTTCCTGGAGGATTACGTGCTGGAACGGGTCGCGGAATGCGAGAACCTCAACCATGTGGTGCTGATGTTCCCCGCCGTGAACGAGGTCGACATGAGCGCGCTAGAGACGCTGGAAGAGCTCAACCGCCGGCTCTCGGAACAGGGCATCAGGATGCACCTGACCGAAATCAAGGGCCCGGTGATGGACCGCCTGCAACGCTCGCATTTCCTGCAAGATCTGTCGGGCGAGGTCTTCCTGTCGCAATACGACGCGTGGTGCGCGCTAAAGCCGGACGCGCCCGTGGGATCCCAGCAGAAAGACGTCGCGGCCCAGTAG
- the hemE gene encoding uroporphyrinogen decarboxylase, whose translation MTKTILRALAGETLPTPPIWMMRQAGRYLPEYRATRAQAGDFLSLCYNPELAAEVTLQPIRRYGFDAAILFADILLLPQALGADLWFVTGEGPRLSTITSDAEFDRLGRGEMIHDTLNPIYETVRILSRELPEETTLIGFAGAPWTVATYMIAGRGTPDQGPAHALKAENRALFEKIIDRLTEATIDYLSAQVEAGAEVVKLFDSWAGSLEGEDFTRYALEPARIITQELKARHPGLPVIVFPRQAGQGYVGFHQATGADCVAVDDSVTPEWAAEHVQVDGCVQGNLASSHMVTGGQALVDETRRVVKAFSKGPHIFNLGHGITPDADPENVRLMVDTVREGA comes from the coding sequence ATGACCAAGACGATCCTGCGGGCGCTGGCCGGAGAAACCCTGCCCACGCCGCCGATCTGGATGATGCGGCAGGCCGGGCGCTATCTGCCGGAATACCGCGCGACACGGGCGCAGGCCGGCGATTTCCTGTCGCTGTGCTACAATCCGGAACTGGCCGCCGAGGTGACGCTTCAGCCGATCCGGCGCTATGGGTTCGATGCGGCGATCCTCTTTGCCGATATCCTGCTGCTGCCGCAGGCGCTGGGCGCCGATCTGTGGTTCGTGACCGGCGAGGGGCCGCGGCTCTCGACCATCACCAGCGACGCGGAGTTCGACAGGCTCGGGCGCGGCGAGATGATCCACGACACGCTGAACCCGATCTACGAGACGGTGCGGATCCTGAGCCGCGAGCTGCCGGAGGAGACCACGCTTATCGGTTTCGCCGGGGCGCCCTGGACGGTGGCCACCTATATGATCGCCGGGCGCGGCACCCCCGATCAGGGGCCGGCGCATGCGCTGAAGGCGGAGAACCGGGCGCTCTTCGAGAAGATCATCGACCGGCTGACCGAGGCGACGATCGACTATCTGTCGGCGCAGGTCGAGGCCGGGGCCGAGGTGGTCAAGCTCTTCGACAGCTGGGCGGGCTCGCTGGAGGGCGAGGATTTCACCCGCTACGCGCTGGAGCCCGCGCGGATCATCACGCAGGAGTTGAAGGCGCGGCATCCCGGCCTGCCGGTCATCGTCTTTCCGCGTCAGGCGGGGCAGGGCTATGTCGGCTTCCATCAGGCCACCGGGGCCGATTGCGTTGCGGTCGATGACAGTGTGACGCCGGAATGGGCGGCGGAGCATGTGCAGGTGGATGGCTGCGTGCAGGGCAATCTCGCCTCGTCGCATATGGTGACCGGCGGGCAGGCGCTGGTGGACGAGACAAGGCGGGTGGTGAAGGCGTTTTCCAAGGGGCCGCATATCTTCAATCTCGGCCACGGGATCACGCCGGATGCCGACCCGGAGAATGTGCGGCTGATGGTGGACACGGTGCGCGAAGGCGCCTGA